In the Ignavibacteriales bacterium genome, one interval contains:
- a CDS encoding adenosylhomocysteinase, with protein MDYKPGKYKVRNLKLAADGRMKIEWAESRMPVMMALREKYRKTKPLKGYKIAGCLHVTKETAVLIETLAIAGAKVSWSGCNPLSTQDEIAAALAKNGIEIYAWHGMSVKEFYWCIERTLDMKPNLTLDDGADLIFTVHNKYRDLVKNIIGGTEETTTGVHRLRAMAADKKLLYPVIAVNDAETKWDFDNVYGTGQSSIDGILRATSVLIAGKNFVVAGYGHCGKGCAARAKGLGANVIVTEVKPTAALKATLEGYSVLTMDEAAKVGDIFITATGVKDVIVKRHFEKMKEGAIICNTGHYDCEINIKELDAVSKSKRTVRANNEEYTLKNGKKIYLLAQGRLVNLAAAEGHPSEVMDMSFANQFMSQLRLVNLDKQGALLDADVYDIPVEQDQEIATVKLSTMGFKIDKLSNEQKKYMDDYSAGT; from the coding sequence ATGGATTACAAACCTGGTAAATACAAAGTTCGGAATTTAAAACTTGCTGCAGATGGCAGAATGAAGATTGAATGGGCGGAATCGAGAATGCCAGTAATGATGGCGTTGAGAGAAAAATACCGGAAGACTAAACCGCTAAAAGGTTATAAGATTGCCGGCTGTCTACACGTAACAAAGGAAACCGCTGTGTTGATTGAAACATTAGCAATTGCCGGTGCAAAAGTAAGTTGGAGCGGTTGTAACCCGCTTTCAACTCAAGATGAAATTGCTGCAGCTTTGGCTAAAAATGGAATTGAAATTTATGCATGGCATGGAATGAGCGTAAAAGAATTCTATTGGTGTATCGAAAGAACGCTTGATATGAAACCAAATCTAACTCTTGATGATGGAGCGGATCTAATTTTTACTGTTCACAATAAATATCGCGACCTGGTAAAAAATATTATTGGCGGAACTGAAGAAACTACCACAGGCGTTCATCGCTTGCGTGCTATGGCTGCTGATAAAAAACTACTTTACCCGGTTATTGCAGTTAATGATGCAGAAACCAAATGGGATTTTGATAACGTTTATGGAACAGGTCAATCTTCTATTGATGGTATTCTTAGAGCCACATCTGTTTTGATTGCTGGTAAGAATTTTGTAGTTGCAGGTTACGGACATTGCGGTAAAGGTTGTGCAGCAAGAGCAAAAGGTTTAGGTGCAAATGTAATCGTTACGGAAGTTAAACCAACCGCGGCTCTTAAAGCAACTCTCGAAGGTTATTCTGTTTTAACAATGGATGAAGCAGCAAAGGTTGGCGATATTTTTATTACTGCTACCGGAGTTAAGGATGTAATTGTAAAACGTCATTTCGAAAAAATGAAAGAAGGTGCAATAATTTGTAATACCGGACATTACGACTGCGAAATTAATATTAAAGAATTAGATGCAGTTTCCAAATCAAAGAGAACTGTCCGTGCAAACAACGAAGAATATACTCTTAAAAATGGCAAGAAGATTTATCTTTTAGCTCAAGGTAGGTTGGTAAACCTTGCTGCCGCAGAAGGTCATCCATCTGAAGTTATGGATATGTCTTTTGCTAATCAGTTTATGTCTCAATTAAGATTGGTTAATTTAGATAAGCAGGGTGCTCTTCTGGATGCCGATGTTTACGATATTCCCGTAGAACAGGATCAGGAAATTGCCACTGTAAAACTTTCAACCATGGGATTCAAAATTGATAAACTTTCTAATGAACAGAAAAAATATATGGACGATTACTCGGCGGGGACATAA